A stretch of DNA from Methylosinus sp. LW4:
GGCAATGGCGTCCTGACCGTGGACAATGAGGAGCAGGCGACCGTGCGCGCCGATCCCAAGCAGGGCGGGGCCGACAAGGGCGGCGACGCCGCGCTGGCCGCGCTGGCGCTGGTGCGCCTGAAGCGCAAGCTCGGAGGCCGCTCGTGAGCGTCGAGGAGAGATCGGCGGCGCGGCTCGCCATTGTGCAGGCGCTCTATCAGATGGAGGTCGCCGGCAAGGGCCTCAACGAGATCTACGCCGAATTCGAGTCGCATTGGATCGGCCGCGAGATCGAGGGCGACCAATATAAGCCGGCCGAGCTGCAGTTTTTTCGCGATATCGTGAAGGGCGTGCTCGACAATCAGGCGACGATCGACCGCGCGCTCGACCAGGCTTTGCAGGGCGGCTGGCCGCTGCAGCGCATAGAGGCGGTGATGCGCGCCATATTGCGCGCGGGCGGCTTCGAGCTGGGGTTTCGGCGCGACATACCTGTCAAAGTGGTCATCAAGGAATATGTGGACGTCGCCGGCGCATTTTTCGGCGCGACCGAATCCGGCATGATCAACGCCGTGCTGGATCGTCTGGCGCGACAGGCGCGGCCGGAGCATTTTTCCGAGAAGTGAGGCGCGTGATCGAAACCACGCGCCCTCATCCTGAGGCGCTTTTTGCGGAACGCAAAAAGCCTCGAAGGATGCTTCAGAAGGCGCGGCGGCCCATCCTTCGAGACGGCCCCTTCGGGGCCTCCTCAGGATGAGGGGACTGTTCGGCCAGGGGCGATGCGAGCCGGGAGACTCGCTTTCGAGAGAGAGTTCATGGCGGAGCGCCGCTTCAGCGAGGACGAGCTGATCGCCGAAATCTTCGCGCCGCTCGCCGCGGAGAGCGCCTTCGGCCTGCGCGACGATGCGGCTCTGCTGCCGTTGGGCGGAGCGCGGGAGGTCGTCGTCACCACCGATGCGCTGGTTTCCGGCGTGCATTTCTTCCCCGACGATCCGCCTGGCCTCGTCGCCAAGAAGGCGCTGCGCGTCAATCTCTCCGATCTCGCGGCCAAGGCGGCGGAGCCTCTGGGTTTTCTGCTTACTCTGGCGCTGCCGCCCGATTGGACGAATGACTGGGCGCGCAGCTTCGCCGCCGGCCTCGCCGAGGATGCGCGCGAATTCGCCTGTCCGCTGCTCGGCGGCGACACGACGGCGACGCCCGGTCCTCTGACCATCTCCATCGCCGCCTTCGGCCGCGCGACGCGCTTCGTCTCGCGATCGGGCGCGCGGCCGGGGGATCGCATTTTCGTCTCCGGGACGATCGGCGACGCCGCGCTCGGCCTCGGCGTCGCGCGCGGCGAGGCTTTCGCGGAAAGGCTCGGCGAGGGCGCGCGGACGCATCTGCTCGAGCGCTACCGGCTTCCGCAGCCGCGGCTGCCCTTGATCGCAGCCTTGCGCGCGCACGCCAGCGCCGCCATGGACGTCTCCGATGGGCTCGCGGGCGATCTCGCCAAGCTGCTGCGCGCGAGCGGCACGAGCGCGCGGGTGGAGCTCGAGAAGGTTCCGCTCTCGGCGGCGGCGCAGGAGGCGATCGCGCGCGAGCCGGAGCTGCTCTCCCGCGCGGTCACGGGCGGGGACGATTACGAGATCCTCTGCTGCGCCTCCGCCGAGGCCGCCCCCGCGCTGGCGGCAGGGAAGGCGGGGATCGCCCTCGCTGAGATCGGCGTCGTCACAGCCGGCGCCGAGCCGCCACAATTCTTAAATTCTTCTGGAACGATTATAAAATTCAACCGTCTATCCTTCAGTCACTTCTAATCGCGCGGCGGTGCGCGACCTTTGCCGGCATTGCCGAAAACCGGTGTTTCTGGCATGACTGACGCGCTTTTCCCCCGGCGCCGCAGCCGTACGATTCGACTGCGGTCGGACTATCGTTGTCGCGGGGACGAAATTGCCGCAAGCGCGGGCCACGAGAACAAATCAGCGCGCGCGGCCGAGGAACGGAGAGGGCGCAATCGTCATGGTATTGTTTCTCAGCATCGTCTTCGGACTATTGTCTGTCGCCTATGGCGTCAAGACTTGGCAAGAACTCGAGAAGGCGGACGCCGGCTCTGCGCGCATGCAGGAAATATCCGGCGCCGTCGCGGAAGGCGCGCAGGCCTATCTGAAACGCCAATATACGACGATCGCCTATGTCGGCGGCGTCATCTTCGTGCTGCTCGTCATTCTGCTCGGCTGGGCGGTGGCCTTCGGCTTTCTCATCGGCGCGGTGCTCTCCGGCGCGGCCGGCTTCATCGGCATGAATGTCTCCGTGCGCGCCAATGTCCGCACCGCGCAGGCGGCGACGAAATCGCTCGCCGGCGGGCTCGACATCGCCTTCAAGGCGGGCGCGATCACCGGCCTGCTGGTCGCCGGCCTCGCTTTGCTCGGCGTCGCGATCTATTACTTCATCCTCACCGTCTTCGCGGGCTATGCGCCTTCCGATCGCGTCGTGGTCGACGCGCTGGTGGCGCTCGGCTTCGGCGGCTCGCTGATCTCCATCTTCGCGCGCCTCGGCGGCGGCATCTTCACCAAGGGCGCGGATGTCGGCGCCGATCTCGTCGGCAAGGTCGAGGTCGGCATTCCCGAGGACGATCCGCGCAACCCCGCCACCATCGCCGACAATGTCGGCGACAATGTCGGCGATTGCGCCGGCATGGCGGCCGATCTCTTCGAGACCTATGTCGTCACCATTGTCGCGACCATGGTTCTGGCGTCGATCTTCTTCGCCGGGCAGGCGGGCCTCGCCTCTGCGATCGTCTATCCGCTGGCGATCGGCGGCCTTTCCATCGTCACCTCCATCGCCGGCACCTATTTCGTGAAGCTCGGCGCCGATGATTCCGAGATCGGCAAGATCGCCGGCCCGTTGTTCGACAAGATCGGCGTGCCGGACACGATCATGGGCGCGCTCTACAAGGGCCTCATCGCCGCCGGCGTGCTGTCGATCGGCGGCCTCTTCCTCGCCACCACCTTCACGGTCGGCTGGGGTGAGATCGGCAAGGCCAATGGCGAGGCGATCCACGGCTATGGCCTGTTCTTCGCCGGCCTCATCGGCCTCGTCGTGACAGGCCTCATCGTCTACATCACCGAATATTACACCGGCACGGGCAAGCGCCCGGTGGCGTCGATCGCCCAGGCCTCGGTGACGGGCCATGGCACCAATGTCATCCAGGGCCTCGCCGTCTCGCTCGAGGCCACGGCGGCGCCGGCGATCGTCATCGCGCTCGGCATCATCTTCGCTTATCAGGCGGGCGGGCTCTATGGCGTCGCCATCGCCGTGACGACCATGCTCGGCCTCGCCGGCATCATCGTCGCGCTCGACGCCTTCGGCCCGGTGACCGACAATGCCGGCGGCATCGCCGAAATGGCGGGCCTGCCCAAGGAAGTGCGCCACAATACCGACGCGCTGGACGCCGTCGGCAACACCACCAAGGCCGTCACCAAGGGCTACGCCATCGGCTCCGCCGGTCTCGGCGCGCTGGTGCTGTTCGCCGCCTATTCCAATGATCTGCGGCATTTCACCGAGAGCGGCGTTCCCTACTTCAAGGATATCGGCAAGGTCGATTTCGATCTCGCCAATCCTTATGTCGTCGCCGGCCTCATCCTCGGCGGCCTCATCCCCTATCTCTTCGGCGGCGTCGCCATGACGGCGGTCGGCCGCGCGGCCGGCTCCGTGGTGGAGGAGGTGCGCCGCCAGTTCAAGGAGAAGCCCGGCATAATGGATGGCACGGAGCGCCCGGATTACGGCCGCGCCGTCGACATGCTGACGCAGGCGGCGATCAAGGAGATGATCGTTCCGTCGCTGTTGCCGGTGCTGGCGCCGATCGTGGTCTATTTCGGCGTGACGCTGATTTCCGGCTCCAAGGCCAATGGCTTTGCGGCGCTGGGCGCGGCGCTTCTCGGCGTCATCGTCAACGGCCTCTTCGTCGCGGTCTCGATGACCTCCGGCGGCGGCGCCTGGGACAACGCCAAGAAGAGCTTCGAAGACGGCTTCACCGACAAGGACGGCGTCACCCATTACAAGGGCGGCGACGCGCACAAAGCCTCGGTGACGGGCGACACGGTCGGCGACCCCTATAAGGACACCGCCGGCCCGGCCGTGAATCCGGCGATCAAGATCACCAACATTGTGGCGTTGCTGCTGCTGGCGATTTTGGCGCGGTGAGAGCGGGCGAATAGCGAGTAGCGAAGAGAGGCGGGGGCGACCCCGCCTTTTTTATTTCGAGAGGACAGGCCGATGGCCGCGGTTTTTGAAACAAAACGCAAGACTTTGGTCGTTTTTGACGTCGATGGCACTCTCATCCAGTCGATGGCCGTGGACGGCGAGTGCTATGGCGCGGCATTGTTCGAGCATTTCGATACGACCGACATAAGTCTGGACTGGACGACCTATGAGCATGTGACCGACCCCGGCGTCGTCACGGAGCTCTATGCGCACAGGTTCGGTCGCGCGCCGACGGCGCAGGAGCTGCGCGATTTTCGGCAACGTTTCATGTCGCGTCTCGAGGCGGCGGTGTCCGGTCGCGAGGTTCTTCAGGAGACGCTCGGCGCTTCGCGTCTTTTGAGCGCTCTCGCGGCCGACGCTCGCTTCGAGGTGGCGATCGCGACAGGCGCGTGGCGAGCGCCGATTTCGATGAAGCTTGCAGTCGCCGGCGTCGACATTGGGGGCTTTCCCTTCGCCTGCGGCGATGACGCCATCGAACGCGCGCGCATTTTCTCTCTTGCGGTCGAGCGCACAGTTGGTTCGTTCGAGAGGATCGTGCTGGTTGGCGATGGAGTCTGGGACGTCGTCACGGCGCGAGCGCTCGGCTTCTCTTTTCTCGGCGTGGGAAGCGGCGCTGAGGCCGAGCGACTGCGCGAGGAGGGTGCGGAGCATGTGGTCGAGGATTTCTCGCGTCTCGAGGCGGTGATCGAACTATTGTCGAGAGCTTAACTTCATGCCGATGAGAATGTGATGACCATCCCTCGGGAGAAAATTGTCGCCCGCGTCGATCGCGATTTGCTGACAGCAATTCGTAGGATCGCCGAGAAAGAGGGTCGGCCCCTTCAGTCGATTGTCGAGGACGCGCTCGGCGCCTATGTCGAAAAGCATGACAAGTCGCGACCGCGAGTGCATGTCATGTCCGCCTATGAGTCCAGTCTCGAGCGTTTCGGATCGCTCTATGAGAAGCTGTCCATTCTCGAGGGCATGGAGTGAGTGATGACGATCAAGCTTTACGGCTATGGCCTTTTAAATGGAAAAAAACTAATAGAGCTACGAGAGGTCACAATATGTATCGATCAATCCAAAGCTCTCGCCCTGAGAGATTTCTTTGCTCGATGTGCAGAGCAGATGCAATTGAACCCTAAGTGGGAGCATGAACATTTCCAGGATGACGAATCGGCAGACATCATCGTTTTCAACCGCAGCAAATTGGTAGAAAAATAATCCATTTTGGCCGCTCGAGGCGACGTTGTTCCGACCGTAGACCGGATAGCCTGTCGCAGAACCATGTTGTATTGACGCCGCTTCCTCGCAAGCATTTGGCTGATTTCATCGATCAAGCTCCGCCAAGGCTTTGCCCTCCTCGAGCAACTCGAGAAGTTCCGCCCATCCTAAAATCTTTCCGCTGATGTTTGTATTGAAGACAATTTCAAGTGTCCCGTCGTCAGAAAATCCAAGGTCGAGTAGCGCAGTCTCACCACATATCAACTCGAACAGCGCGTAATCGCGATTGACGTCCGAAGTCTTGCGCCACCTATAAATGGAAGGTGCCATCATTTTGCCTTCAAGGGAATTGGTCTGCGTCTCACGGCGGGACGAAAGGCCAGACCTCACCCCAACCGATCCCCGAACAAAAACTCCATCGCCCGATCCAGCCGGATATGCGGCAAGGGCAAGGGCTCCTTGTCGCGGCCGAGGGAGGCGATCGGCGGGCGGAATTTCAGGAAGCGGAAATCGGCATCCTCCTCGGCCAGCGCCAGCGCGTCGCCGCGGAAGACATGGCGCGGATCGGCCGGCAATTCGCCGGGGAAGATCGCGCCCTCCGCCACGCCGTCGAATACGTCGTCGCCGATGCGCTCGCCCTCGATCGGCGTGCCGACGATGGCGGCGAGCGATTCGCCGTCATGCTTGACGATGGCCTCGCGCGTCGCGCGCACGGCGGCGAGCGCGATCACGTCTATGGTCGCGCCGACGCCCTCGGCGCGCTCGATCGCGCGCGAGGTGAGGTGGCGCAGCACGGCCTCGAGCCGATCATGGCTCGTATGGTGGAGATGGTCGGCCTTGGTGGCCGCGAAGAGGATGCGGTCGATCTTCGGACGGAAGATGGTCGAGAGCAGACTGGAGCGGCCGGTGCGGAAGGCGGTCAGCACATCGGCGAGCGCGGTCTCGAGATCGCGCACGGCGGCGGGGCCGGAGTTCAGCGCGGCGAGCGCGTCGACCAGCACGATCTGGCGATCGAGCCGCGCGAAATGATCGCGGAAGAAGGGCCGCACCACATGGGTCTTATAGGCCTCGTAGCGGCGCTCCATCATCGCCGCGAGGCTGCCGGAGGGGGGTGCGGAGCCTTCCTCCACGGGCAGCGGCGCGAAGGTCAGCGCCGGCGAGCCCTCGAGCTCGCCTGGCATCAGAAAGCGCCCCGGCGGCAAGGTGGAGAGGGCGAAGCGCTCCGTCTTGGCGGCGCGCAGATAATTGGTGAACAGCGCCGCGAGCTTGCGCGCCACATCCTCGGAGGCAGGCTCCTTCGGATCGACGCCCGCCGTCGCGCCGCGCCAATCGGCGGCGATGGTCGCGCGCGCCGCGGCCGAGGCGGCCTCCAGCGTCTCGCGCGACCATTGCGCATAGGATTTTTCCAAGAGCGGCAGGTCGAGCAGCCATTCGCCGGGATAATCGACGATGTCTATGTCCAGCCGCGCAGGACCGGGCCGGAAGCTCGACAGTAGACCGGCGGATTTGCGGTCATATTCCAGCGTCACGCGCAGCTCGGAGATGCGGCGCGTCGATTGCGGCCAATGGCGATCGGCGCCGGTCAGCGCGGAAAGATGCTCCTCATAGGAGAAGCGCGGCACGGCGTCGTCCGGCTGCGGATCGAGATGGGCGCTACGCAGGCGATTCTCGGCGGCGACGCGGAAGACGGGCAGCTGATTCTTGCGGCCATGCGTGGCGTCGCGCGCGGCGACGGCGCGGGTCAGATGATGCACCAGCGAGGTGATGAACACCGTCTTGCCGGAGCGCGACAGGCCGGTGACGCCGAGCCGCAAGCGCCCGCCCGCCAGAAAATCCTTGAGGCTGGCGGCGGCGACGGTGGTGTCGAAGAGAAGATCGGAAATCTGCGACAAGGTGGCGGCTCGGGCGTGCGGGGTCGCCTCTCGTGTAACAAGCGGCCGGCGATTTGGGTAGGGCGCGCAATGTTCGCCAGCGCACAAACGCCGGGGAGAGCGGCGGCTAATCTCCACACATCGCAAATGACGCGAAACACCGAATGGAGAAACCCCGATGAAGAAGCTTTTCCTGACCCTAGGCCTGATCGCGGGCTTCGTCTTCAGCGCCGCCGGCGCGCAGGCTTTCAATCCGCAGCCCGACCCGCCCGGCGTCCACGGCGGCGACGAGTGAGAACGAGCGGCAATACATTTTCGAACAATCACGAAATTTCGGAGCAAACCCCAATGAAGAAGCTTTTTCTGACCCTCGGCCTGATCGCGGGCTTCGTCTTCAGCGCCGCTGGCGCGCAGGCCTTCAACCCGCAGCCCGAGCCGCCCGGCGTCCATGGCGGCGACGAGTGATACGGCCCGTCCTCCCTCTCCCCGCGAGAGCGGGGAGAGGGCCGGGGTGAGGGGCTCGGGCATTAGCCAGGGACGGAAAACGCCCCGAGCCCCTCATCCGCACCTTCCTCCCGCAAGCGTCCGCAAGCGAGGAGAAGGAAGGCGGCGACGCCGTGCGAGCCGATCGGCCGAAGATCGCGGGAGGCTGCGCCTCAGTCCGGCTCGTCGGCGACGCCGCCGCGCAGATCGCCAGGCGTCACGAAACGCTCGAGATGGCCGGCGCCTTCGCCGACCATCGCCCAATCCTCGGCGTCGAAATCCAGCACCGCCAGCGCCGCGGTCGGATATTTGGAGCGCATGCGGGTGAGCGCCTCGGGCTCGCCGTCGGAGGCGAGGGCGGAGGCCAGCTCGGCGAAGCCGGGATTATGCCCGATGGCGAGCAGGGTGGAGATTTCGGCCGGCGTCTGGCGCACGGCGTCCAGCAGGCGATCCGGCGTCGCCAGATAGAATTCGTCGTCCAGCCTGTGCTCGACCTCGCGCGGAAACGCCTCCAGAGCGAGGTCCAGCGTGCGCTTGGCGCGGCGCGCGTCGGAGGCGACGGCGAGATCCGGCGCCAGCCCGGCCTCGGCCAGATAGCGGCCGACGGAGCGGGCGTCCTCCTCGCCGCGCTTGGTCAGCGGGCGCTGGCGATCGCCCCCCGCGGAGTGGGCGTCGGCTTTGGCGTGGCGCAGCAGGATGAGACGTCGCATCATTCTTTCGGCCCGATCGCTAGACGGCGGCCCGGAGCGGGAGCGCCCCGAGCGGCGTTTTTTTCACAAATTCGCCAACGTCGGCGCGCCGGAGCCCATCCGGCCGGAAATCACTCTTTGCCGATCATAGCGAAAGTTTCGCGACGCGGCGCGCCCATATGCGTGGCGCCGCCCGCCGGTCCCGCGAGCGAAATGCCGCGCCGATCCGCTCGCGCGCGAGGTTTTCGAAGCGGCTCGGTTGCGCTATAGCATTTTCCCCGATGGCGCTTCGCCGCCATCCCGCGCGCGCGTGGACGGAATCTCTCGCGCGCGGCTGGTATAGACGATTGCGGCGCTCGCGCCGTGGGAACTGGGGGAAGGGAACGCATGATCCGCGAATTCCAATATCGTGGCGAAACTTTCAGGGTCAACGCGCATGGCGTCGCCGGTCACGAGGAGGTGTTCATCATGCACCTCGTCGACGGCGAGGAAGAGGGCGAGATCTCCATCGATCGCATGACCGAGGAGAACGACACCAGCGCGCCGATCGACGCCATCTGCGTGATGCTGTGCGACAAGCTCATCATCGAGAACAGCATCGCCGTCGCCGATCCGAACGGCGCCTTCGCCTGGGTCGAGATGAAGACGCAGCGCGACGTGCTGCCGACGCGCGACGACTGGGCCGCGCACTGAGACGGCGCCGGCCCGCCGCGAGCGTGGGCCGGCGGCGAGCATTCTTTGTCGAGAAGCCGCCTTCGTGCGGCTTCTCGACGAAAATCGGCGCGCCAGGATTTTACGCATGAGCCCCGACCCCGCCGCGCCTGCGGCCGAACGGCTCGATTTTACGCATTTTTCGGCCGTCGACATTCGCATCGGCACGATCGTCGCCGCCCATGCTTTTCCCGAGGCGCGCAAGCCCGCCTATAAGCTCGAGATCGACTTCGGCCCTGGCCTCGGCGTGAAGCGCTCCAGCGCGCAGATCACGGCTCATTACGATGTTTCGACGCTGGTCGGGCGCCAGGTGGCGGCGGTGGTGAATTTCCCGCCGCGGCAGATCGGCAAATTCATGTCCGAGGTGCTGACGCTCGGCTTTCCTGATGAAAATGGCGATGTCGTTCTGGTCGCGCCGGAGCGGGCCGTGCCGAATGGGGCGAGGTTGTATTGAGGGGCGGCGGCACGCCGCTTTATTTGAAGACGTTGAGCCAGCCGAACAGATCGACGAGAAACTCGAGCGTCGCCAGCCAATCGTCCCAGGCGAATATCCGCTCTCGAATCGTTCGTGGCTTTTCTTCCGACATCGCCGTCGCGAAACCGCCCGCTCGAATTGAAATTTCGAGTCTGTATGCTATTGTCATACGCATGAAAGAGCAATCCACCGCAACCTCCGTCCTGAGCGTGCGGGTTTCGCCCGACGAGCGCGCGCTGCTGGAAGAAGCGGCGGCGCAGTCGCGCATGACGTTGAGCGAATTCATGCGTCGCAAGGCGGTGGAGGCGGCGGAGGCCGAGGTGATCGAGCGCAGCGTCGTCACTATACTGGCGAAAGATTGGGAAGCGTTCGAGGCGTGGCTCGACCGTCCCGCGGAGCCGATAGCCGCGCTTTCGGCGTTGGCGCAGCGAACGCCCTCTTGGAAAAAATGAAGATCGCGGCGCCGTCGCCGCCGCGGCCGCTCCGGGAAAGCGACGACCGCAGCCAGTTCGATTGCGGGCGAGCGTCCCTCAACGACTGGTTTCGCCGCCGCGCCTGGATCAACCAGCTCAATGACGTGTCGCGCGTCAATGTGATGACGGCGGGCGACACGGGCCTCATTGTCGCCTATGTGGCGATGAGCGCGGCGCAGATCGAGCGCGCCTATTTGCCGAAGCCGCAACAACGCAATCGCCCCGACCCCGTGCCCGTCCTATTGCTCGGACAGCTCGCGGTGGACAAAGCCTGTCAGGGAAGGGGATACGCCGCAGATCTTCTTTTCTTTGCTTTCGAGACGGCGTTGCGCGTTTCTGAGATCATCGGCGGCGCCGGACTCCTCACCCATCCGCTCGACGATGATGCGCGTCGCTTTTACGCTCGATGGGGGTTTGGCGAGCTGCCCTATGATCCGCGCCGCGCGATGATCATTCGCATGGCCGATTTGCGTGTGAGCTTCGCGGAGCGTCGCTGAGGCGCTCGTCTCACGTCTGCCCCGGCCGCAGCCGATAGAAGATGTGATTGCCGATCTTGTCCATCTTCTTCAGCTGCTTGGCCCAACGCGGTTTCACGTAATTGGCGTGGTAATGCGTCGAGCGGCCCACGTCCGAAATATAGGTGTGGCCGTTCATCACCTCGTCGGCGATGCGTTGGGCGGTCGCCCAGGAATCGGGCTCGGTGACGCGCAGCTTGCGGCCTTCGCAGGCGAAGGAGAATTGGCAGGCCTTGTAATGGCTGCGGTTCTGATAGACGACGCCACAGACGCTGGTCGGATAGAGGCCGGAGGACACGCGGTTCAGCACCACTTGCGCCACCGCAGCCTGGCCCGCCTCCGGCTCGCTGCGCGATTCGAAATAGACCGCCTCGGCGAGGCAGCGCTTCTCGCGCGCCAGCTTGTCGGGGTCGATCAGCGAGGCGTAATCGGGCGGCATCCTCGCGTCTTGCAGAGCGCGCGAGGGCGCGAAAGAGGCGACGGCGATCGGCACAGCGTCGGGCTGCGCCGGCGTCGAGGAGGCGAGCGCCGCAGCGCGCGCGACCTGCGGCGTCGCGCCATGGGCGGCGCGCTCGCGCATCGCCTCGGAGATGCGTTGCGTCGTCGCCGAGCCGCGCTGCGAGGGAGAGGCCTGGCCATTGCCGCGCTGCGTCGTCGGCGCGCCGCTGGAATCGGCGGGGAGGTCGGCGGCTTCCGGCTCGGCGAGGGAGATGGTCGTCGTCTCGCTGTCCGCGCCGAGCGAAATCTCCACCGTCTCGCTGTCATTGCGCCGCGTGTCGAAGGAGGGTCGCATGGCGATGACGGGATCGCCCTTTTTGGTGCGGTCCACCTCGGGGAAAGCCTCGGCGTGGGGTTTCAGCGCGGCATGCGGCTCGCGCTCGTCCGGCTGCGCGTGAATGTCTTCCGGCGCGCCGACGGAGAGCCGCGCCGTCTGCAGGCGCGCGAGATGCGGCGCTGTGTTCCAGCCTTGCGAAGGGTCCTGGCCGGCGGCCGCGGTGAAGGACACCAACAGGCCAGCGCCCAGCCACCAGGGCGCGATGACGCCTATGGCCCAGCTCACTCCCGACCGACGACTCATACGCTGACGCCCCGTCTCGACCCGCGGAAGCGTGGCCGAAACGCCACACGCAAACGCAGAAAAGCCTAACGGCAAGCGTTATCGCTCATTAGGCTTGCGGGTCGGTTAAGGCGGCGCTCCTCGCATGTCCCGCTTTGGATCATTCGCCGAGGAGATGCGCCACCAGCTCGCGCGTCTGCGCGCCATGGCGATGCTCGAAGAGATAGATCGCCTGCCAAGTTCCCAGCACGAGAGCGCCGCGCGACAGCGGAATGGAGAGCTGCGTCTGCGTCAGCGCCGTCCTTATATGCGCGGGCATATCGTCCGGGCCTTCCGTATCATGCTCATAGAGGCGCGCGCCCTCCGGCGCGAGGCCGGCGAAGGCGCGTTCGAGATCGCGCAGCACGGCCGGATCGGCGTTTTCCTGAATGGTGAGCGAGGCCGATGTGTGCCGGCAGAACAACGTCAGCAGGCCCGTCGTCAGCCCCTCGCCGCGCGCCCAGGCGGAGACGACGCGGGTGACGTCGTAAAAGCCCTTGCCGCGGGTTTCGACATGGAAGTGATGGAGCGATTGGCGCATTGGGGGAATGTGCGGAGGAAGCACGGAGAAGTCCAGCGCTCAGGCGAGCGCGCCCGGCGCGGGTTGCAGATGGCGTGGCGCGGCGGCTCTTTCTCGGCTGCGTCTCGCCGCGTTCCAGCGCAGCAGCGGCTGCTCGAGAATGTGATGGCTCGCAGAAGCGATCGCGACTGTGAGGAGAAAAGCGACGCGCTTTTGCTCGAGACCGAATGCGGAGCCGCTGGCGATGAAGAGCGCGAGAATCGGCTGATGCCAGAGATAGACGCCATAGGAGATGGCGCCGAGATAGGCGAGCGGTCGGTTCGAGAGGATGCGGGCGGAAAGCGACATCGGATTGTATCGGCAGTCAATGATGACCATCGCCGAGATGACTGCGAGCAGGGTGTAGCCGAAGATCGCCAGCGCGACGCCTCCTATGTCCATATAAGCGCCCAATATCGGCATTGCGGCGAGCAGCGTCGCCGAGAGCGTCGGCCGCGTCCTCAGCCATTCGACGAGAGCGGCGCGCAGGCCGGGCATAGACAGCGCCACGGCCAGCGCGCAGCCGACCAGCAGCTCGTCTATGCGCGTGTCGAAGCCGTGATAGATGCGAAACGTCCGTGCGCCGTCATAGAGGAGGAGCCAGCGCCAGAGCGTCACGACGGCGACGCCCATGAGGATCGCCTTCAGAAGGTCGGAGCGCGACAAGCGTGCGGCGCCCGCTGCGAGCAGCAAGGGCCAGCTCAGATAGAACTGCTGTTCGACCGCCAGCGACCAAACATGGGAGAAATAGAAGGAGTCGCCGAAACGCTCGATGAA
This window harbors:
- the nusB gene encoding transcription antitermination factor NusB, with product MSVEERSAARLAIVQALYQMEVAGKGLNEIYAEFESHWIGREIEGDQYKPAELQFFRDIVKGVLDNQATIDRALDQALQGGWPLQRIEAVMRAILRAGGFELGFRRDIPVKVVIKEYVDVAGAFFGATESGMINAVLDRLARQARPEHFSEK
- the thiL gene encoding thiamine-phosphate kinase; this encodes MAERRFSEDELIAEIFAPLAAESAFGLRDDAALLPLGGAREVVVTTDALVSGVHFFPDDPPGLVAKKALRVNLSDLAAKAAEPLGFLLTLALPPDWTNDWARSFAAGLAEDAREFACPLLGGDTTATPGPLTISIAAFGRATRFVSRSGARPGDRIFVSGTIGDAALGLGVARGEAFAERLGEGARTHLLERYRLPQPRLPLIAALRAHASAAMDVSDGLAGDLAKLLRASGTSARVELEKVPLSAAAQEAIAREPELLSRAVTGGDDYEILCCASAEAAPALAAGKAGIALAEIGVVTAGAEPPQFLNSSGTIIKFNRLSFSHF
- a CDS encoding sodium-translocating pyrophosphatase, whose translation is MVLFLSIVFGLLSVAYGVKTWQELEKADAGSARMQEISGAVAEGAQAYLKRQYTTIAYVGGVIFVLLVILLGWAVAFGFLIGAVLSGAAGFIGMNVSVRANVRTAQAATKSLAGGLDIAFKAGAITGLLVAGLALLGVAIYYFILTVFAGYAPSDRVVVDALVALGFGGSLISIFARLGGGIFTKGADVGADLVGKVEVGIPEDDPRNPATIADNVGDNVGDCAGMAADLFETYVVTIVATMVLASIFFAGQAGLASAIVYPLAIGGLSIVTSIAGTYFVKLGADDSEIGKIAGPLFDKIGVPDTIMGALYKGLIAAGVLSIGGLFLATTFTVGWGEIGKANGEAIHGYGLFFAGLIGLVVTGLIVYITEYYTGTGKRPVASIAQASVTGHGTNVIQGLAVSLEATAAPAIVIALGIIFAYQAGGLYGVAIAVTTMLGLAGIIVALDAFGPVTDNAGGIAEMAGLPKEVRHNTDALDAVGNTTKAVTKGYAIGSAGLGALVLFAAYSNDLRHFTESGVPYFKDIGKVDFDLANPYVVAGLILGGLIPYLFGGVAMTAVGRAAGSVVEEVRRQFKEKPGIMDGTERPDYGRAVDMLTQAAIKEMIVPSLLPVLAPIVVYFGVTLISGSKANGFAALGAALLGVIVNGLFVAVSMTSGGGAWDNAKKSFEDGFTDKDGVTHYKGGDAHKASVTGDTVGDPYKDTAGPAVNPAIKITNIVALLLLAILAR
- a CDS encoding HAD family hydrolase, with the translated sequence MAAVFETKRKTLVVFDVDGTLIQSMAVDGECYGAALFEHFDTTDISLDWTTYEHVTDPGVVTELYAHRFGRAPTAQELRDFRQRFMSRLEAAVSGREVLQETLGASRLLSALAADARFEVAIATGAWRAPISMKLAVAGVDIGGFPFACGDDAIERARIFSLAVERTVGSFERIVLVGDGVWDVVTARALGFSFLGVGSGAEAERLREEGAEHVVEDFSRLEAVIELLSRA
- a CDS encoding YcjX family protein encodes the protein MSQISDLLFDTTVAAASLKDFLAGGRLRLGVTGLSRSGKTVFITSLVHHLTRAVAARDATHGRKNQLPVFRVAAENRLRSAHLDPQPDDAVPRFSYEEHLSALTGADRHWPQSTRRISELRVTLEYDRKSAGLLSSFRPGPARLDIDIVDYPGEWLLDLPLLEKSYAQWSRETLEAASAAARATIAADWRGATAGVDPKEPASEDVARKLAALFTNYLRAAKTERFALSTLPPGRFLMPGELEGSPALTFAPLPVEEGSAPPSGSLAAMMERRYEAYKTHVVRPFFRDHFARLDRQIVLVDALAALNSGPAAVRDLETALADVLTAFRTGRSSLLSTIFRPKIDRILFAATKADHLHHTSHDRLEAVLRHLTSRAIERAEGVGATIDVIALAAVRATREAIVKHDGESLAAIVGTPIEGERIGDDVFDGVAEGAIFPGELPADPRHVFRGDALALAEEDADFRFLKFRPPIASLGRDKEPLPLPHIRLDRAMEFLFGDRLG
- a CDS encoding SixA phosphatase family protein, with amino-acid sequence MMRRLILLRHAKADAHSAGGDRQRPLTKRGEEDARSVGRYLAEAGLAPDLAVASDARRAKRTLDLALEAFPREVEHRLDDEFYLATPDRLLDAVRQTPAEISTLLAIGHNPGFAELASALASDGEPEALTRMRSKYPTAALAVLDFDAEDWAMVGEGAGHLERFVTPGDLRGGVADEPD
- a CDS encoding tRNA-binding protein encodes the protein MSPDPAAPAAERLDFTHFSAVDIRIGTIVAAHAFPEARKPAYKLEIDFGPGLGVKRSSAQITAHYDVSTLVGRQVAAVVNFPPRQIGKFMSEVLTLGFPDENGDVVLVAPERAVPNGARLY
- a CDS encoding type II toxin-antitoxin system TacA family antitoxin, with protein sequence MRGGGTPLYLKTLSQPNRSTRNSSVASQSSQANIRSRIVRGFSSDIAVAKPPARIEISSLYAIVIRMKEQSTATSVLSVRVSPDERALLEEAAAQSRMTLSEFMRRKAVEAAEAEVIERSVVTILAKDWEAFEAWLDRPAEPIAALSALAQRTPSWKK